From Citricoccus sp. SGAir0253, a single genomic window includes:
- a CDS encoding aldehyde dehydrogenase family protein → MAEIPDFIKDQTLSLAPGADGPGREETAPEPGAGLPVPAGPAVATGTEDPATAVGRMRQAATLRLPHPRRFRAAQLKGIRRMLEEESEAICAALASDVGKSRTEALITEIQSVRSEVDHALLYLTDWMEPQAVKVPLALQPASAKVEARPLGTVLVIAPWNYPFQLLLAPLVAAVAAGNSVVLKPSEKAPATSELVGRLIPQYLDPRAVAVVQGGAETVQGLLAERFDHVFYTGGERVGRIVYEAAARQLTPVTLELGGKSPCVVADGRNWPAIARRIAFGKFINAGQTCVAPDYVLAVGEETQRQLERHLPRAIREFYGEDPATSPDYGRMIDAAHAERVGGLLRDALEPGEGRAPARLVHGGRVDAAERYVEPTVVADVAPDSPLMAEEIFGPVLPILRVDTFEEAVEFITARPHPLAAYLFTDRHRYHRAFEERVTAGALAFDVALIQAGLPTLPFGGVGPSGMGAYHGRAGFETFSQLRPALTKTDQVDTLKAVYPPYTWAKRQAIRRIL, encoded by the coding sequence ATGGCTGAGATCCCCGACTTCATCAAGGACCAGACGCTCTCGCTGGCGCCCGGGGCCGACGGGCCCGGACGCGAGGAGACCGCCCCCGAGCCGGGGGCGGGGCTGCCCGTGCCCGCCGGCCCGGCCGTGGCGACCGGCACGGAGGACCCGGCCACCGCCGTCGGGCGCATGCGCCAGGCCGCGACCCTGCGGCTGCCGCACCCGCGCCGGTTCCGCGCCGCCCAGCTCAAGGGGATCCGCCGGATGCTGGAGGAGGAGTCCGAGGCGATCTGCGCCGCCCTGGCGAGCGACGTGGGCAAGTCCCGCACGGAGGCGCTGATCACGGAGATCCAGTCCGTGCGCTCCGAGGTGGACCACGCCCTGCTGTACCTGACCGACTGGATGGAGCCGCAGGCCGTCAAGGTGCCGCTGGCGCTGCAGCCGGCCAGCGCGAAGGTGGAGGCCCGGCCGCTGGGCACGGTGCTCGTCATCGCCCCGTGGAACTACCCGTTCCAGCTGCTGCTCGCGCCCCTCGTGGCGGCCGTGGCGGCGGGGAACTCCGTGGTGCTCAAGCCCAGCGAGAAGGCCCCGGCCACCTCGGAGCTGGTCGGCCGGCTCATCCCGCAGTACCTCGACCCGCGGGCCGTGGCGGTGGTCCAGGGCGGCGCCGAGACCGTGCAGGGGCTGCTGGCCGAGAGGTTCGACCACGTGTTCTACACCGGCGGGGAGCGGGTGGGCCGGATCGTCTACGAGGCCGCCGCCCGGCAGCTGACCCCGGTGACGCTCGAGCTGGGCGGGAAGTCGCCGTGCGTGGTGGCCGACGGCCGCAACTGGCCCGCGATCGCCCGGCGGATCGCCTTCGGCAAGTTCATCAACGCCGGGCAGACGTGCGTGGCCCCGGACTACGTCCTGGCGGTCGGCGAGGAGACCCAGCGCCAGCTGGAGCGGCACCTGCCGCGGGCCATCCGCGAGTTCTACGGCGAGGACCCCGCGACCTCCCCGGACTACGGCCGGATGATCGACGCCGCGCACGCCGAGCGCGTGGGCGGGCTGCTGCGCGACGCCCTGGAGCCGGGCGAGGGGCGGGCCCCCGCCCGGCTCGTGCACGGCGGCCGGGTGGACGCGGCGGAGCGCTACGTGGAGCCGACCGTGGTGGCGGACGTGGCCCCGGACAGCCCGCTGATGGCCGAGGAGATCTTCGGCCCGGTCCTGCCGATCCTGCGCGTGGACACCTTCGAGGAGGCCGTGGAGTTCATCACCGCCCGGCCCCACCCGCTGGCCGCCTACCTGTTCACGGACCGGCACCGCTACCACCGGGCCTTCGAGGAGCGGGTCACCGCCGGGGCCCTGGCCTTCGACGTCGCCCTCATCCAGGCGGGGCTGCCCACGCTGCCGTTCGGCGGCGTGGGGCCCTCCGGGATGGGCGCCTACCACGGCCGGGCCGGGTTCGAGACGTTCTCCCAGCTGCGCCCGGCGCTGACCAAGACGGACCAGGTGGACACCCTCAAGGCCGTCTACCCGCCCTACACGTGGGCCAAGCGCCAGGCGATCCGGCGCATCCTCTGA
- a CDS encoding phosphoglucomutase (catalyzes the interconversion of alpha-D-glucose 1-phosphate to alpha-D-glucose 6-phosphate) codes for MNAQTPAPAAERAGTVALPEDLVDLDALLAAYTERHPDPADPAQRVSFGTSGHRGSSLRTSFNEDHIAAITQAIVEYRAAQGITGPLLIGRDTHALSGPAQDTALEVLLGNGVRTLVDSRGGYTPTPAVSHAILVLNAGRLGGAATDPAGPTEPAAAPDTAPAPAGSEAGVPAPGLADGIVITPSHNPPADGGFKYNPPHGGPADTDATDWIAARANELLADGLAGVRRVPAAEVEGHPALGTFDFLDRYVSDLPRVIDLDAIRAAGVRIGADPMGGASVGYWGEIGERHGLDLTVVNPQVDPRWPFMTLDWDGKIRMDCSSPHAMASLIGRMRPDGAAPAGAPRPDAAGAPAAGTPFDIATGNDADADRHGIVTPDGGLMNPNHFLSVAIDYLYRHRHGWPAGAGVGKTLVSSSMIDRVAAGLGRDLVEVPVGFKWFVPGLLDGTGVFGGEESAGASFVCLDGSPWSTDKDGILLCLLAAEIRAVTGKSPSEYYAELVARYGDPVYARVDAPATAEQKARLKRMSPADVTADTLAGEPITARMTEAPGNGAAIGGLKVTTENAWFAARPSGTEDVYKIYAESFVSAEHLAQVQAEAKAIVDAVIA; via the coding sequence ATGAACGCTCAGACTCCTGCGCCCGCGGCCGAGCGGGCGGGCACCGTGGCCCTCCCCGAAGACCTCGTCGACCTGGACGCCCTGCTGGCGGCCTACACCGAGCGCCACCCGGACCCCGCTGACCCGGCGCAGCGGGTCTCCTTCGGCACCTCCGGCCACCGCGGGTCCTCGCTGCGGACGTCCTTCAACGAGGACCACATCGCGGCGATCACGCAGGCGATCGTGGAGTACCGCGCGGCCCAGGGCATCACCGGCCCGCTGCTGATCGGCCGGGACACCCACGCCCTGTCCGGGCCGGCGCAGGACACCGCGCTCGAGGTGCTGCTCGGCAACGGGGTGCGCACGCTGGTCGACTCGCGCGGCGGCTACACGCCCACCCCGGCGGTCTCGCACGCGATCCTGGTGCTCAACGCGGGCCGGCTGGGCGGTGCCGCCACCGATCCCGCCGGGCCCACCGAGCCCGCAGCGGCCCCGGACACGGCGCCGGCCCCGGCGGGCAGCGAGGCGGGCGTTCCCGCCCCCGGGCTGGCGGACGGCATCGTCATCACGCCCTCCCACAACCCCCCGGCCGACGGCGGGTTCAAGTACAACCCGCCCCACGGCGGCCCGGCGGACACGGACGCGACCGACTGGATCGCCGCCCGCGCCAACGAGCTGCTCGCGGACGGCCTGGCCGGGGTGAGGCGCGTCCCGGCGGCCGAGGTCGAGGGGCACCCGGCCCTGGGCACGTTCGACTTCCTGGACCGCTACGTCTCGGACCTGCCGAGGGTCATCGACCTGGACGCCATCCGCGCGGCCGGCGTGCGCATCGGCGCCGATCCCATGGGCGGGGCGTCCGTGGGCTACTGGGGCGAGATCGGCGAGCGCCACGGCCTGGACCTGACCGTGGTGAACCCCCAGGTCGATCCCCGGTGGCCGTTCATGACCCTGGACTGGGACGGGAAGATCCGGATGGACTGCTCCTCCCCCCACGCCATGGCCTCGCTCATCGGCCGGATGCGGCCCGACGGCGCGGCACCGGCGGGTGCCCCGAGGCCGGACGCCGCGGGGGCGCCCGCGGCCGGGACGCCCTTCGACATCGCCACGGGCAACGACGCCGACGCCGACCGGCACGGCATCGTCACCCCGGACGGCGGGCTGATGAACCCGAACCACTTCCTGTCCGTGGCGATCGACTACCTCTACCGCCACCGGCACGGCTGGCCGGCCGGGGCCGGCGTCGGGAAGACCCTCGTCTCCTCCTCGATGATCGACCGGGTGGCCGCGGGGCTGGGCCGGGACCTCGTGGAGGTGCCGGTGGGCTTCAAGTGGTTCGTGCCCGGGCTGCTGGACGGCACGGGGGTTTTCGGCGGCGAGGAGTCGGCCGGGGCGTCCTTCGTGTGCCTCGACGGCTCGCCGTGGTCCACGGACAAGGACGGCATCCTGCTGTGCCTGCTGGCCGCGGAGATCCGCGCGGTGACGGGGAAGTCCCCCTCGGAGTACTACGCCGAACTGGTGGCCCGGTACGGCGACCCGGTGTACGCGCGCGTCGACGCGCCGGCCACCGCGGAGCAGAAGGCCCGGCTCAAGCGGATGTCCCCGGCGGACGTCACCGCGGACACCCTGGCCGGCGAGCCGATCACCGCCCGGATGACCGAGGCCCCCGGCAACGGGGCGGCCATCGGCGGGCTGAAGGTCACCACGGAGAACGCCTGGTTCGCCGCGCGGCCCTCCGGCACCGAGGACGTGTACAAGATCTACGCGGAGTCCTTCGTCTCGGCCGAGCACCTGGCGCAGGTGCAGGCCGAGGCCAAGGCGATCGTGGACGCCGTCATCGCCTGA
- a CDS encoding DUF4190 domain-containing protein — translation MADPNARDRGGQGHDPDRYRPFDDPHHPSWYTDAGARPDAGPAPGASPQDPYADQPYAGLPGGPGPYPLHGGYPGAGGPGGRATWTPRPVDGRRTTALGLTALVLGISGVATFGTLLVPQLLAIVFGHLSLRREPDARGLALAGLIMGYVVSGLWVLMILGLVAFGILLA, via the coding sequence ATGGCCGACCCGAACGCACGCGACCGGGGTGGACAGGGGCACGACCCGGACCGGTACCGCCCGTTCGACGACCCCCACCACCCCTCCTGGTACACGGACGCCGGCGCCCGCCCGGACGCCGGCCCGGCACCGGGCGCGTCCCCGCAGGACCCCTACGCCGACCAGCCGTACGCCGGACTCCCGGGCGGTCCGGGGCCGTACCCGCTCCACGGCGGATACCCCGGCGCCGGCGGCCCCGGGGGCCGGGCGACCTGGACGCCCCGGCCGGTGGACGGGCGCCGGACCACGGCGCTGGGACTCACGGCCCTGGTCCTGGGCATCTCCGGGGTGGCGACCTTCGGCACGCTGCTGGTCCCGCAGCTGCTGGCCATCGTGTTCGGCCACCTGAGCCTGCGCCGGGAGCCGGACGCGCGCGGCCTCGCGCTCGCGGGGCTCATCATGGGGTACGTCGTCAGCGGGCTGTGGGTGCTGATGATCCTGGGCCTGGTCGCCTTCGGGATCCTCCTGGCCTAG
- a CDS encoding histidine phosphatase family protein, translating into MHHAPGPLRADRRRLVLWRHGRTEWNVQDRAQGHADIPLDPVGREQARRAARALATLAPAFIWSSDLQRARGTARELAALTGLEVVEDARLREYHVGIRQGTTFAEFRRSHPEVYARFLAEADYRVPGAELPAEVEARMTAVLRDAAGALGPGSTAVLVGHGAALRSGVLAFFEAPFRLRNMLAPLENCAWTVLEEHAERGWQIADYNARTVPHAGSALADEMPPHRGAVPGPGTP; encoded by the coding sequence ATGCACCACGCCCCAGGACCCCTCCGGGCGGACCGGCGCCGACTGGTGCTGTGGCGCCACGGCCGCACGGAGTGGAACGTCCAGGACCGGGCCCAGGGGCACGCCGACATCCCCCTCGACCCGGTCGGCCGCGAGCAGGCGCGGCGGGCCGCCCGGGCACTGGCCACCCTGGCCCCCGCCTTCATCTGGTCCAGTGACCTCCAGCGGGCGCGCGGCACCGCGCGCGAACTGGCGGCGCTCACCGGCCTGGAGGTGGTCGAGGATGCCCGGCTGCGCGAGTACCACGTCGGCATCCGCCAGGGGACCACGTTCGCCGAGTTCCGCCGCAGCCACCCCGAGGTCTACGCGAGGTTCCTCGCCGAGGCCGACTACCGGGTGCCCGGTGCCGAGCTTCCGGCGGAGGTCGAGGCGCGGATGACGGCCGTGCTGCGCGATGCCGCCGGGGCACTGGGACCCGGGTCGACGGCCGTCCTCGTGGGCCACGGGGCGGCGTTGCGCAGCGGCGTCCTGGCCTTCTTCGAGGCCCCCTTCCGGTTGCGGAACATGCTCGCCCCCCTCGAGAACTGCGCCTGGACGGTGCTCGAGGAACACGCCGAGCGGGGGTGGCAGATCGCGGACTACAACGCCCGCACCGTGCCCCACGCAGGCTCGGCGCTGGCGGACGAGATGCCGCCGCACCGGGGCGCCGTCCCGGGTCCGGGAACGCCCTAG